Proteins encoded together in one Desulfobulbaceae bacterium window:
- a CDS encoding (2Fe-2S)-binding protein yields MAKIRIENLGLMVDVNPGLNLLNNFLVGESPIHSVCGGKARCGCCRIKILAGEKGLSPVNKLEINRLGEAAIKKGWRLSCQAYTLRDIQIYMPYGYELDSFCSEK; encoded by the coding sequence ATGGCAAAAATACGTATCGAAAACCTCGGGCTTATGGTCGATGTCAATCCGGGGCTCAATCTCTTGAATAACTTTCTTGTCGGGGAATCCCCTATCCATTCGGTATGTGGCGGCAAGGCCAGGTGTGGATGCTGCCGCATAAAAATTCTTGCCGGAGAAAAAGGCCTTTCTCCTGTCAATAAGCTTGAAATTAACAGGCTTGGAGAAGCCGCTATCAAGAAAGGGTGGAGGCTGTCCTGCCAAGCCTACACCCTGCGGGATATCCAAATTTATATGCCTTATGGTTATGAGCTTGACTCGTTCTGCTCTGAGAAATAA